The region ACCTCCGCGTTGTGCACCCCGGCCAGCCCGGCCAGCGCTGAGGGGTCGCCGGAGACGGTGGCGCGCACGGAGGACCGGGTCAGGTGGCGCAGGTCCTCCAGGGTCCCCGACTCCACGGCCCTGCCCTGGCGGATGATGGTGACGGTGTCGCAGAGCTTCTCGACCTCGGACAGGATGTGGCTGGACAGCAGGACCGTGCGCCCCTGCTCCTTGGCCTCCAGCACGCACCCGGTGAACACCGCCTCCATCAGCGGGTCCAGTCCGGAGGTCGGCTCGTCCAGGATGAGCAGCTCGGCGTCGGAGGCGAGGGCGGCGACCAGGGCGACCTTCTGCCGGTTGCCCTTGGAGTAGGTGCGCGCCTTCTTGGTGGGGTCCAGTTCGAACCGGGCCAGCAGCTCCTCGCGGCGGGCCCGGTGCAGGCCGCCGCGCAGCCGCCCGAGCAGGTCGATGGCCTGGCCGCCGGTCAGGTTGGGCCACAGGGTGACGTCGCCGGGGACGTAGGCCAGCCTCCTGTGCAGGGAGACGGCGTCCTTCCAGGGGTCGCCGCCCAGCATGCGGACGGTGCCGGCGTCGGCCTTGAGCAGGCCGAGCAGGACGCGGATGGTCGTGGACTTGCCGGAGCCGTTGGGGCCGAGGAACCCGGCGACCCTGCCGGCCTCCACGGTGAGGTCCAGGCCGTTGAGGGCCTGGAACCGGCCGAAGTACTTGTCGACGCCGCGCGCGTCGATGACGGGTGAGGACATGGCGGGTGGTCTCTTCTCTCTTCCGACGGGGGTGCCCGGGGGCCTGGTGCGTCAGCGCGCGCCCTCGGGCGGGTCGCAGACGTACAGCAGGTAGGCGTCGAGCATCTGCCGGTCGGTGTAGAGACCTTCGGTGTACAGCTCCAGTACCGGGAGCATGTGCTCCTCCATCCATTCCCGCAGGAACAGTGGGAAGTCGATGTCGTCGGGGTCGGGTCGGGCGGACAGCGCTACGAGGAGGGAGCCCATGGAGCTCTCGGCCAGCCACCGGGCGCGCTTGGCCCGGTCGCGGCTGGGCCGGATCGTCCCGGCGGCCTCGCCCGCGGCGAGGTAGCCCTGGACGTCCTCGACGATGCGCTCGTACAGGGCCAGGCCGGCGGCGCCGCCCTCCTGGAAGGAGCGGACCGCGTAGGCCAGCAGGGGGGCGAACTCCTCGACGTGCGCCACGTACTGGAGGGCGACCGAGGGGTCGGAGGTCACCGACTCCCTCTTGACCTTGTGCACGACCTCGAAGACGTGGTCGTCGCAGGCCCTGCGCAGTCCGTCCTTGGACCCGAAGTGGTGCATGACCAGGCCGGGGGAGACCCCCGCCTTCTCGGCGATGGCCCGGATCGTCACCTTGAAGCCGTGCCTTCCGAAGTATTCGAGGGCGGCGTCGCGGATGCGGGCGCGCGCGGTGAGGTCGGAGGCAGCGGCTGAACTCATGTTCAATAGGTTAAACACGCGTTCAGTCCGCTGGCAAGGGGGTGGCCGTACACTCGTGCCCACCCGCGTCGACGAGGAGGATCCGATGGTGCAGGTCGCTGTCGCCCAGTTCGCCCCCGCCCAGGACAAGGCGGAGAACCTGCGCTCGGTGGGGAGGCTGGCCGCGCGGGCCGCGGCCCTGGGGGCGCGGGTGGTGCTGCTGCCCGAGTACACGATGTTCACCGCGTCCCGCACCGACGGCCGCTACGTCGAGGCGGCCGAGCCCCTGGACGGGCCGTTCGTCGCGGCCGCCGCCGACACCGCCCGCCGGGAGGGCGTCCACCTGGTGCTGGGCGTCAACGAGGAGACCGCCGGGGGCACGCACTTCTCCAACACGCTGGTGGCCCTGTCGCCGCGGGGCGAACGGGTCGCGCTCTACCGCAAGATCCACCTGTACGACGCGTTCGGCGTCAGGGAGTCCGACGTGGTCGCGCCCGGGCCCGTCGAGGAGCCGGAGACCTTCACCGTCGAGGGCGTGACCTTCGGCCTGCAGACCTGCTACGACCTGCGCTTCCCCGAGGTGACCCGGCGGATCGCGGACGCCGGGGCGCACGTGGTGCTGCTGGCCGCCCAGTGGGTGCCCGGACCGCTCAAGGAGGAGCACTGGCGGACGCTGGCGCGCGCCCGGGCGGTGGAGAACACCGTGTACGTCGCCGCCGCCGGGCAGTCCGCGCCCACGGGGGCGGGCAACAGCATGGTGGTCGACCCGATGGGGACGCCGATCGCGGCGCTGGGGGAGCAGGGCTTCGAGGTGGCCGTCGCCGAGGTTTCGGCCTCACGGGTGGACGAGGTCCGTACGACCAACCCCGCGTTGGCGATGCGCCGTTTTGTGGTGGTGCCCCGAGACTGATTCGATGTGATCGGGGGTAGTCCACCTCCTGGATGTCCGACAAATCCGCTGATCGCTCAGATTTCAGGCGGGGTCTTCCCAGGCTTGGTTACTTAGAGCTATGATCTACCTGCACGGAGTGATTTAGATGGGGACGGACCCTTCCAGGTGCCGAGTGCCTCTGATTGAATAAAGAGCCGGTAACTATCGGCCCGCCAGACTGTCCTAAACCACGGGGGGAGCAGGGACATTGCGCGGAACGAGCACGATGTGCGTATCGGATGCGGAGGCCGACGCCGTATCCGACGGATACGTGTACGACCCGGAATCGCTGAGCGCGGAGCAGTGCACGGGGGATGCCTGCGCCGTCTGCCACACGCGATGGCCCCGGCCGCGGACCGCCCTGGGCGTCCTGCCGGACGGGATGCCGGTGTTCGGTTGTGGTGACTGCGCGGAGCTCGTCGGCGCCGGATCGCCGGTCGCCGCCGACACCCGGGTGTTCGCCGCCCGCTGAGCAGAACACGGTCGCGCTCCGGGTCCAAGGGGGAGAGAAGGACCCGGAGCGCTCCCGCCGGCGCACCCGCTTCCATGGGGAGGAGGGGAAGTTGAGCGCGCCTTTCCCGGAATGGTCCCGTGATCAGGCCGTCGGCCACGCCCCGTGAGGGGCGGGCGACAACCACGATACTCCGAGTCGCCCGCCGCGACCGTCGGTGGGACGTATCCGTCCGGTATTTCCCTGAACTGCTGACAGTCGGGAATGTCCGTTGTCATTCGCCGACGGGGGACCCGTCAGCCGTTGGTGGGGAACCCGAGGTCCACACCGCCGGACGGGCGCGCGCCCGGGTCGGTCCACCGGGCGGTGACCGCCTTGGTGCGGGTGTAGAAGTGCACCCCCTCGGTGCCGTGCGCGTGCGAGTCGCCGAACAGCGACTGCTTCCACCCGCCGAACGAGTAGTAGGCCATCGGCACCGGGATCGGCACGTTGACGCCGACCATCCCCACCTCGACCTCGTTCTGGAACCGCCGGGCCGCCCCGCCGTCGTTGGTGAAGATCGCCGTCCCGTTGCCGTAGGGGTTGTCGTTGACCAGCTTCACCGCGGAGTCGTAGTCGTCCGCCCGCAGCACGCTCAGGACCGGGCCGAAGATCTCGTCGCGGTAGCAGGACATCTCCGGGCCCACGTGGTCGAGCAGCGTCGGCCCCAGCCAGAACCCGTCCTCCCCGCCGCCCAGGACCGGGTGCACCCGGCCGTCGACGGCCAGCGTCGCGCCCTCGCGCACCCCCGACTCCAGGTAGGAGGCGACCTTGTCGCGGTGCTCGCGGGTGACCAGCGGGCCCATCTCGCTGCGCTCGTCGTCGCCGGGGCCCACCCGCAGCCGGGAGATCCGCTCCTTGATCCGGGCGACCAGCTCGTCGCCCACCGGGTCCACCGCGACCACCGCGGAGATGGCCATGCAGCGTTCCCCGGCCGAGCCGAACCCGGCCGACACCGCCTGGTCGGCGGCCAGGTCCAGGTCGGCGTCGGGCAGCACCACCATGTGGTTCTTGGCCCCGCCCAGCGCCTGCACCCGCTTGCCGTGCTCGGCGGCCGTCCGGTAGATGTACCGGGCGATCGGGGTGGAGCCCACGAAGCTCACCGCCGCCACGTCGGGGTGCTCCAGGAGCGCGTCCACGGCGACCTTGTCGCCCTGGACCACGCTGAACACGCCCTCGGGCAGCCCGGCCTCCTCCCACAGCCCGGCGATGAGCAGCGACGCCGAGGGGTCCTTCTCGCTGGGCTTGAGCACGAACGCGTTGCCGCAGGCGATCGCCACCGGGAACATCCACATCGGCACCATGGCCGGGAAGTTGAACGGGGTGATGCCCGCGACCACGCCCAGCGGCTGGAGGATGGAGTAGGAGTCCACGCCGGTGGACACGTTCTCGGAGTAGCCGCCCTTGAGCAGGTGGGGGATGCCGCAGGCGAAGTCCACGACCTCCAGGCCGCGGGCCACCTCGCCCTGCGCGTCGGAGAACACCTTGCCGTGCTCGGCGCTGATCGCCGCGGCCAGCTCGTCCCTGTTGGCGTTGAGCAGCTCCCGGAACCGGAACAGGATCTGTACCCGCCGCGACAGCGACGTGTCCCGCCAGCCCGGGAACGCCGCCCGGGCCGCGGCCACCGCCGCGTCCACCTCCTCGGGGCCCGCGAAGTCGACGGTGCCGGTGACCGCGCCCGTCGCCGGGTTGTAGATGTCGCCCTGGCGCTCGGCCGGGCCCTGGTAGCGGCGTCCGCCGATCCAGTGGGTGACGTGCTTGCCCATGTCTGGTCTCCTCGGGTCGTGTCAGGCCTGGGCGTCGACCGCGCGGACGGCGTCCAGCAGCAGGTCGCGCCCCTGGGCGGCGTCCTCGGCGGACAGGGTCAGCGGCGGGGCCATGCGCAGCACGTTGCCGTGCACGCCGCCCTTGCCCACCAGCAGGCCCCGCTCGCGGGCGGCCTCCAGCACC is a window of Nocardiopsis changdeensis DNA encoding:
- a CDS encoding ABC transporter ATP-binding protein, giving the protein MSSPVIDARGVDKYFGRFQALNGLDLTVEAGRVAGFLGPNGSGKSTTIRVLLGLLKADAGTVRMLGGDPWKDAVSLHRRLAYVPGDVTLWPNLTGGQAIDLLGRLRGGLHRARREELLARFELDPTKKARTYSKGNRQKVALVAALASDAELLILDEPTSGLDPLMEAVFTGCVLEAKEQGRTVLLSSHILSEVEKLCDTVTIIRQGRAVESGTLEDLRHLTRSSVRATVSGDPSALAGLAGVHNAEVDGDRISMDVDNDHLDTVMRAVTGLGVRSLVSNPPSLEELFLRHYGDELAALNGDRGSAA
- a CDS encoding TetR/AcrR family transcriptional regulator, which encodes MSSAAASDLTARARIRDAALEYFGRHGFKVTIRAIAEKAGVSPGLVMHHFGSKDGLRRACDDHVFEVVHKVKRESVTSDPSVALQYVAHVEEFAPLLAYAVRSFQEGGAAGLALYERIVEDVQGYLAAGEAAGTIRPSRDRAKRARWLAESSMGSLLVALSARPDPDDIDFPLFLREWMEEHMLPVLELYTEGLYTDRQMLDAYLLYVCDPPEGAR
- a CDS encoding carbon-nitrogen hydrolase family protein; translated protein: MVQVAVAQFAPAQDKAENLRSVGRLAARAAALGARVVLLPEYTMFTASRTDGRYVEAAEPLDGPFVAAAADTARREGVHLVLGVNEETAGGTHFSNTLVALSPRGERVALYRKIHLYDAFGVRESDVVAPGPVEEPETFTVEGVTFGLQTCYDLRFPEVTRRIADAGAHVVLLAAQWVPGPLKEEHWRTLARARAVENTVYVAAAGQSAPTGAGNSMVVDPMGTPIAALGEQGFEVAVAEVSASRVDEVRTTNPALAMRRFVVVPRD
- a CDS encoding CoA-acylating methylmalonate-semialdehyde dehydrogenase; this encodes MGKHVTHWIGGRRYQGPAERQGDIYNPATGAVTGTVDFAGPEEVDAAVAAARAAFPGWRDTSLSRRVQILFRFRELLNANRDELAAAISAEHGKVFSDAQGEVARGLEVVDFACGIPHLLKGGYSENVSTGVDSYSILQPLGVVAGITPFNFPAMVPMWMFPVAIACGNAFVLKPSEKDPSASLLIAGLWEEAGLPEGVFSVVQGDKVAVDALLEHPDVAAVSFVGSTPIARYIYRTAAEHGKRVQALGGAKNHMVVLPDADLDLAADQAVSAGFGSAGERCMAISAVVAVDPVGDELVARIKERISRLRVGPGDDERSEMGPLVTREHRDKVASYLESGVREGATLAVDGRVHPVLGGGEDGFWLGPTLLDHVGPEMSCYRDEIFGPVLSVLRADDYDSAVKLVNDNPYGNGTAIFTNDGGAARRFQNEVEVGMVGVNVPIPVPMAYYSFGGWKQSLFGDSHAHGTEGVHFYTRTKAVTARWTDPGARPSGGVDLGFPTNG